Proteins encoded by one window of Anopheles maculipalpis chromosome 2RL, idAnoMacuDA_375_x, whole genome shotgun sequence:
- the LOC126558927 gene encoding RWD domain-containing protein 1: MERNHREDQCNEIEALDSIYCGELEVLETEPHKFRLPIATTEYDPEVETEGLSCQLLFTYTEKYPDTAPLVEIEEPTNFQDGYEEELLEHIHKTIEENIGIEMIFSLVSSAQEWLNVKYDELKNAAETAKEEAKRRVEEEEMKKFEGTRVTVESFMVWKMQFEQDMGITERKEKVAAESRKLTGRELFLNDNTLNESDLKFLMDAGESIESVRIDESLFQNIDDLDLDSDTDDEDYVPE, encoded by the coding sequence ATGGAGCGCAATCACCGCGAGGACCAATGCAATGAAATCGAGGCGCTCGATTCGATCTACTGTGGTGAGCTGGAGGTGTTGGAAACGGAACCGCACAAGTTTCGGCTACCGATCGCCACCACCGAGTACGATCCGGAGGTGGAAACGGAAGGCCTCTCCTGCCAGCTCCTGTTCACATACACAGAAAAATATCCCGACACAGCACCGTTGGTGGAGATCGAGGAACCGACAAACTTCCAGGATGGCTACGAGGAGGAACTGTTGGAACACATCCACAAAACGATAGAGGAAAACATTGGCATCGAGATGATTTTCTCGCTGGTATCGTCCGCACAGGAATGGCTAAACGTGAAGTACGACGAGCTGAAAAATGCGGCCGAAACTGCCAAGGAGGAAGCAAAACGGAGGGTCGAAGAGGAAGAGATGAAAAAGTTCGAAGGAACGCGCGTCACGGTAGAATCGTTCatggtgtggaaaatgcagtTCGAGCAGGATATGGGAATTACGGAACGGAAGGAAAAGGTGGCGGCCGAATCCCGCAAGCTAACCGGAAGGGAACTGTTCCTCAACGACAATACACTGAACGAGTCCGATCTGAAGTTCCTGATGGATGCCGGGGAATCGATTGAAAGTGTGCGTATCGACGAATCGCTCTTCCAAAACATTGATGATCTGGATCTGGATTCCGACACGGACGACGAGGATTACGTGCCAGAGTAG
- the LOC126558405 gene encoding cysteine and histidine-rich domain-containing protein morgana — MSPMVVCYNRACGQSFDPQNNTEDCVHHPGVPIFHDAYKGWSCCNKKTVDFTEFLNTKGCTRGLHSNVKPPEPEKRKEHSSLAEEAPPAEVKIREPIRPSMERPAFETPLTSLEPWIAPAFQKQIDEMPAVTTKKKNPIDPAAIEANTVCKHGGCSSTYGDAKTNDKPCVYHPGVPIFHEGMKFWSCCQRKTSDFTAFMNQAGCETGKHLWVSEEDESKAIKCRLDWHQTATTVVVTVYAKNYHYAKSFVRVNPIRLAICLVFPQQDGNQYNVDMELRGVIDVTQCKVQMFGTKVEVTLVKAEPGTWAKLDFPREKKNEQKEDTNKANNSSNADDNDSDVDLDDLEPTLRTATITEVTE; from the exons ATGTCTCCCATGGTCGTATGCTATAACCGAGCATGTGGTCAAAGTTTCGACCCACAAAACAATACCGAAG ATTGTGTACACCACCCAGGAGTGCCAATTTTCCACGATGCCTACAAAGGATGGAGCTGCTGCAACAAGAAAACTGTAGATTTTACGGAATTTCTCAACACGAAAGGGTGTACTCGCGGACTGCATTCAAACGTAAAGCCGCCAGAACCGGAGAAACGCAAAGAGCACTCATCGCTGGCGGAAGAAGCACCGCCGGCTGAGGTAAAGATTCGAGAACCGATTCGTCCATCTATGGAGCGTCCGGCATTCGAAACACCACTAACTTCGTTGGAACCGTGGATAGCACCGGCATTCCAGAAACAGATTGATGAAATGCCAGCTGTTacgacgaagaagaagaatcccATTGATCCTGCTGCGATCGAAGCGAACACGGTCTGTAAGCATGGTGGCTGTAGCAGCACGTATGGTGATGCCAAAACGAACGACAAACCATGCGTTTACCATCCAGGAGTGCCGATCTTCCACGAGGGCATGAAATTTTGGTCATGTTGTCAACGGAAAACTTCTGACTTTACTGCCTTCATGAATCAGGCCGGTTGCGAAACGGGCAAGCATTTGTGGGTCAGTGAGGAGGACGAATCGAAAGCGATCAAGTGCCGTTTGGATTGGCATCAAACGGCAACGACGGTCGTAGTGACGGTGTATGCAAAAAACTATCATTACGCAAAGAGCTTCGTTCGAGTGAATCCGATTCGGTTAGCCATCTGTTTGGTCTTTCCGCAGCAGGATGGTAACCAGTACAACGTGGATATGGAACTACGAGGG GTTATCGATGTGACTCAGTGTAAGGTACAAATGTTTGGTACGAAAGTAGAAGTTACGCTGGTTAAAGCTGAACCGGGAACGTGGGCCAAGCTTGATTTCCCGCGAGAGAAAAAGAACGAACAGAAGGAAGATACCAACAAAgcgaacaacagcagcaatgcAGATGACAATGATTCCGACGTGGATCTGGACGATCTGGAACCAACGCTGCGTACAGCAACAATTACCGAAGTTACAGAGTAA
- the LOC126560118 gene encoding probable cytochrome P450 304a1, producing MAIISVFLWSAVILLLAYRFYLHNIKRPANYPPGPPRLPIFEDYGLLLLLNHRHLHRAASKLARFYKTKVLGLSLAGYPTIIVQDHDIARKLLARRELDGRPNIFLAQLRQKEFKLRGINFIDGTSWKDQRWFFLRHLRDYGFGRRSERYEKELEEELHQLVDLLASGPRYDYERDFIQAEGFVKCPDVFLVTFSNMFLQLAIGERYERARAKSLVQGSRNGLLFARNADDYGTIYSYFPWLRFIFPFSIKYNKIRGGMMGLCQLIEVIVNKQMETFDAANPRHFVDVYLREMQNHFPQDNEVTFQYDQLVLGLADFILPATSGVAVQLSMILERLLLNPEVAKRMQQEIDDVVDSDRLPTLDDRTNLPYTEATLRECLRIDTLIPSGLVHRAQQNVKFEEYNIPANTLLLFNLDSINNQKDVWGDPDAFRPDRFLDETTGSLVLSRDRSLTFSMGKRECPGQTYTRNTIFLILATLMQRFNLSQRKSDPLPDISKRRTGLLYGPDDFWIRFVPRQTI from the exons ATGGCTATCATAAGTGTGTTTCTTTGGTCTGCGGTCATACTACTGCTCGCGTACCGATTCTATCTACACAACATTAAACGGCCTGCCAACTATCCGCCTGGACCCCCACGGCTACCCATTTTTGAAGACTACggactgttgctgctactcAACCATCGACATCTGCATCGGGCTGCATCCAAACTTGCCCGTTTCTACAAAACCAAGGTACTTGGTTTGTCACTGGCTGGCTATCCAACGATCATTGTCCAGGATCACGACATTGCCCGGAAACTGTTGGCAAGACGCGAACTCGATGGACGaccaaatatatttttggccCAGTTGCGTCAAAAGGAATTCAAGCTACGAGGAATCAATTTCATCGACGGTACAAGTTGGAAGGATCAACGTTGGTTCTTTTTGCGGCATTTGCGCGATTATGGGTTCGGTAGAAGATCGGAACGGTACGAAAAGGAGTTGGAAGAGGAGCTACACCAGCTGGTGGATTTGCTAGCGTCCGGACCTCGGTATGATTACGAACGGGACTTCATACAAGCCGAAGGATTCGTCAAATGTCCGGATGTATTTTTAGTGACGTTTTCGAACATGTTCCTGCAACTGGCAATCGGTGAACGATACGAACGTGCGAGAGCCAAATCGTTGGTGCA GGGTAGTCGAAATGGACTACTATTCGCGCGGAATGCCGATGACTACGGAACCATTTACAGCTATTTCCCCTGGCTACGGTTTATATTCCCGTTCAGTATCAAATATAACAAAATTCGTGGTGGAATGATGGGCTTGTGTCAGCTGATAGAGGTCATCGTGAATAAGCAAATGGAAACGTTCGATGCCGCTAATCCTCGCCACTTTGTTGATGTGTATCTGCGTGAGATGCAGAATCATTTCCCTCAGGACAATGAAGTCACATTTCAAT ACGATCAATTGGTTTTAGGTTTGGCAGATTTTATACTTCCTGCAACATCCGGAGTGGCCGTCCAACTTTCAATGATTCTCGAAAGACTGTTGCTAAATCCCGAGGTTGCTAAACGAATGCAGCAGGAAATTGATGACGTTGTGGATAGTGATCGACTTCCAACGCTTGACGATCGCACCAATCTACCGTACACGGAGGCAACGCTACGGGAGTGTCTGCGAATCGATACACTAATACCTTCGGGACTCGTACATCGTGCACAGCAAAATGTAAAGTTTGAAGAGTACAACATACCAGCAAACACACTGCTTTTGTTCAATTTGGACAGTATCAACAATCAGAAGGATGTATGGGGTGATCCGGACGCCTTCCGGCCCGATCGTTTCCTGGACGAGACAACAGGCAGCCTGGTGCTGTCGAGAGATCGATCGCTAACGTTTAGTATGGGTAAACGAGAGTGTCCTGGACAAACCTACACCCGAAATACGATATTCTTGATACTGGCTACACTCATGCAGCGATTTAATCTTTCCCAAAGGAAATCTGATCCTTTGCCAGATATTTCGAAACGGCGTACGGGGCTGTTGTACGGGCCGGATGATTTTTGGATACGATTTGTGCCGCGCCAAACCATTTAA
- the LOC126557766 gene encoding probable cytochrome P450 304a1 has protein sequence MLASTTLLLWGVALILLLYSLLRPLTSRPGKNFPPGPPGLFPFLADYGLLLLINYRHLHKAALTLGDFYRTKILGISLKNFPSVVVNDLAVAKEVLNRKVFDGRPDLYLARLRDKNFERRGIFFTDGPNWKEQRWFILRYLRDYGFGRRFPQHEAEVNSELLILIDLLRYGPKHEHENAIMRDGYVKCPNVLFSCFANAFLQIVSGERLSREETGVLYETGSNAMIFQRNGDDYGTIFSYFPSLRYIYPFSRKFNIIRKASLNVNGFIETIIDKYLRTFDENHVRCFLDLYFREMVKCTPQAPNFTFQHDQLVLGLVDFFFPAISGATTQVAMLLERLLHNPHVVQRMQREIDEVVGHGRLPTLDDRSQLSYTEATLREAMRIDTLVPSGIAHRAQEQTTLRGYEIPQDTIVLIGLDAIHNQKEYWGDPECFRPERFLDDNGKLCLAKDLSVPFGAGKRLCAGETFARNIMFLTLAALMQNFNIRQPPNAQLPDLSKRNTGVIIAPEDYWLRFEPR, from the exons ATGTTGGCGTCAACGACTCTACTCCTGTGGGGAGTTGCATTGATACTGCTACTCTACAGCTTGCTCCGACCACTAACCAGTCGTCcggggaaaaactttccaccCGGGCCACCCGGTTTGTTTCCGTTTCTGGCCGATTATGGACTGCTACTCTTGATCAACTATCGACACCTGCACAAAGCGGCCCTCACGTTAGGTGATTTCTATCGCACGAAAATACTTGGCATCTCGCTCAAAAACTTCCCCTCGGTCGTGGTGAACGATCTGGCGGTGGCGAAAGAGGTGCTGAATCGTAAAGTGTTCGACGGCCGGCCGGATCTGTATCTTGCCCGGTTGCGCGACAAGAACTTTGAACGGCGCGGAATATTCTTCACCGATGGACCGAACTGGAAGGAGCAGCGTTGGTTCATACTGCGGTATCTGCGTGATTACGGGTTTGGGCGACGGTTTCCTCAGCACGAGGCAGAAGTGAACAGTGAGCTACTGATTTTGATCGATCTGCTACGGTACGGACCGAAGCATGAGCATGAGAACGCGATCATGCGCGATGGTTACGTCAAGTGTCCAAACGTACTCTTTAGCTGTTTTGCAAACGCATTCCTGCAGATTGTGTCCGGCGAGCGATTGTCCCGCGAGGAAACCGGTGTACTATACGA AACCGGCTCGAATGCGATGATCTTCCAACGGAACGGGGATGACTATGGAACCATTTTCAGCTACTTTCCATCGCTTCGTTACATCTATCCCTTCTCGCGCAAATTTAATATAATCCGCAAAGCTAGTCTCAATGTGAACGGGTTCATCGAGACGATCATCGATAAATATTTGCGTACGTTTGACGAAAACCATGTGCGTTGCTTCTTGGATCTGTACTTCCGCGAGATGGTAAAATGCACTCCGCAGGCACCAAACTTTACCTTCCAGC ACGATCAGTTGGTGCTCGGTTTGGTTGATTTCTTCTTTCCCGCCATCTCCGGCGCCACCACACAGGTAGCAATGCTGCTGGAGCGTTTGCTTCATAATCCGCACGTTGTGCAGCGGATGCAGCGCGAAATAGATGAAGTCGTGGGCCACGGACGGTTGCCCACCTTGGACGATCGTAGCCAGCTATCGTACACCGAGGCAACCCTACGAGAAGCGATGCGTATCGATACGCTCGTACCATCGGGGATTGCTCACCGAGCACAGGAACAAACGACCCTGCGTGGTTACGAAATACCGCAGGACACGATTGTTCTCATAGGACTGGATGCGATTCACAACCAGAAGGAATACTGGGGCGATCCAGAATGCTTCCGCCCGGAGCGATTCCTTGACGATAATGGCAAACTGTGTTTGGCGAAGGATCTTTCGGTACCGTTCGGTGCTGGTAAACGATTGTGTGCCGGCGAAACATTCGCGCGGAACATTATGTTTTTAACGTTGGCAGCTTTGATGCagaactttaatatacgccaGCCTCCGAATGCCCAGTTGCCGGATTTGAGTAAACGAAACACAGGTGTTATAATCGCACCGGAAGATTATTGGTTACGGTTTGAGCCACGATGA
- the LOC126557753 gene encoding probable cytochrome P450 304a1, with product MISSMMDLILAALVVLIISYMIRYVLHRPSERFPPGPPRLPLLGSYPFLLALDYNHLHRAAAKLSQLYNSKLVGLYLGPLPAIVANDHDTVRQVLQRSEFDGRPDLFLARLRDEQYARRGIFFTDGDSWREQRKFFLKTLHEYGFGRRNDTVEQDMQTGLMELIALLKDGPKHEHERAIVDDTTGYAACPQLFFALCSNVMLRMLTATRLEREDQAVLFEVGKCSLAFHRQGDDYGLALSYIPWIRHLLPGFSRYRVLREVNQKANGVIRSLVEKCEQSYNEDDIRCFIDAYIREMRQTGSKPTSGSDAFGFEYDQLIIGCADFLVPAFSAIPAKLGLILERLVAHPSVVEQMHNEIDRHMGQSRLPLLNDRTELSYCEAVLREALRIDTLVPSGIPHVATTDTELAGYQIPKGTLIINGLDYINHQEDVFPEPYTFRPERFLNEEGTLSLEQDRSVPFGAGKRVCAGETFARNALFLTITALVQQFTFTMEHVPDPEQHLTGVIRTAPDFRIKFTAR from the exons ATGATATCATCGATGATGGATTTAATTTTAGCGGCACTGGTCGTGCTGATCATTTCGTACATGATAAGATACGTACTTCACCGTCCATCGGAAAGGTTTCCACCGGGCCCACCGAGACTGCCATTACTCGGCAGCTATCCATTTCTGCTAGCCCTCGACTATAACCATCTGCATCGAGCCGCGGCCAAGCTTTCCCAGCTGTACAACAGCAAGCTCGTTGGACTGTACCTGGGTCCACTTCCAGCGATCGTTGCCAACGATCACGACACGGTGCGTCAAGTGTTGCAGCGCAGTGAGTTCGATGGGCGACCGGATCTATTCCTAGCACGGCTACGCGATGAGCAGTATGCGAGACGTG GAATTTTCTTCACCGATGGAGACAGTTGGCGCGAGCAGCGCAAGTTTTTCCTTAAAACGCTTCACGAGTATGGTTTTGGTAGAAGGAATGACACCGTGGAGCAGGACATGCAAACCGGGCTGATGGAACTAATCGCTCTGCTCAAGGACGGACCAAAGCATGAACACGAGCGGGCGATTGTGGACGACACGACCGGATACGCCGCTTGTCCGCAGTTGTTTTTTGCCCTTTGCTCCAATGTGATGCTGCGCATGCTAACCGCAACACGACTGGAACGCGAAGATCAAGCGGTTCTGTTCGA AGTTGGCAAATGTTCCCTCGCCTTCCATCGGCAAGGTGACGATTATGGACTGGCGTTAAGCTACATCCCTTGGATACGTCACCTTTTGCCGGGCTTTAGTCGCTACCGGGTGCTGCGAGAGGTAAATCAGAAAGCGAACGGCGTTATACGGTCTCTGGTAGAAAAGTGTGAGCAATCGTACAACGAGGACGACATCCGGTGCTTTATCGATGCGTACATTCGTGAAATGCGCCAAACGGGCAGCAAGCCGACGAGCGGCAGTGATGCATTTGGGTTTGAAT ATGATCAGCTTATCATCGGTTGTGCCGACTTTCTTGTCCCAGCATTTTCCGCCATCCCAGCCAAACTGGGCCTTATACTGGAACGGTTGGTAGCGCATCCTTCCGTGGTGGAACAGATGCACAACGAGATCGATCGACACATGGGACAATCACGGCTTCCTCTGCTGAACGATCGTACCGAGCTGTCGTACTGTGAAGCCGTCCTACGAGAAGCACTTCGGATTGATACGCTTGTACCATCGGGTATCCCACACGTCGCCACCACTGATACTGAGCTTGCAGGTTACCAAATACCCAAGGGCACACTTATAATTAACGGATTGGATTACATCAACCATCAGGAAGATGTATTCCCGGAACCGTACACCTTCCGACCGGAACGATTCCTCAACGAGGAAGGAACTTTGTCGCTCGAACAGGATCGTTCCGTACCGTTCGGTGCGGGTAAACGGGTTTGTGCCGGTGAAACCTTTGCTCGCAACGCATTATTCCTCACGATCACAGCACTGGTGCAGCAGTTTACGTTCACTATGGAGCACGTGCCCGATCCTGAGCAACATTTGACCGGCGTTATTCGTACTGCGCCAGATTTTAGAATTAAGTTTACAGCACGTTAG
- the LOC126557816 gene encoding uncharacterized protein LOC126557816, with protein MDATTTLERATELIKCCKVPRLHTSIEEGPLERATFEHFLHVLDGTLPLVFDLLAQHGTLLTGYDAYNEDNNVEFKAGLALVIAEQYSGDDASSVGGCHGEEYRTGKASLQKRIAQFYQGYELEQLLTDKGSDRVWHHLYDHYRRVLSVNEWKYHPADVKGFVQLVELLYGPYPLTVSPPVLTDDAAAYILSVGITLVEFFEPTYQLMGLRLFCVLLGPRHRPVMRRTNVHRVVYSNAKKLTNKCDQELFLEALWKCIYLYVELEEVDRQDFTQWNTVDDIMDVLLNGLTFQTKLSMSSIYLLYLLKLLALDLPNYIIDGLDEIQSIDRKCHLYEPVCEQLRQDCLGGFHNRRYYRWLHQIVQLLPHEAVKCQGTSRDNGRYCHGVNLLFILVTFPVESEALRPSHLGMQTSLVEFINVFKQYEQQQSSLAAKRSSASSDFVYNTKALVSVSKTMLVFLTSLAPHYFPDHPAMATLGKKLADDYADCDSIMYNCMQSLIEKLR; from the exons ATGGATGCAACAACCACACTGGAACGAGCGACGGAACTGATCAAATGTTGTAAGGTACCACGGTTACACACCAGCATTGAGGAAGGCCCACTAGAACGGGCCACCTTTGAGCACTTCCTGCACGTGCTGGATGGAACGCTTCCACTGGTGTTCGATCTGCTGGCCCAGCACGGTACTTTACTTACCGGTTACGATGCGTACAACGAGGACAATAACGTCGAGTTCAAAGCTGGATTGGCACTTGTGATAGCGGAGCAGTACAGTGGCGATGATGCATCATCGGTTGGAGGGTGCCATGGGGAGGAGTATCGCACCGGCAAGGCGTCATTGCAGAAACGTATCGCACAGTTCTACCAGGGCTACGAACTGGAGCAACTGTTGACTGACAAGGGCAGCGATCGGGTTTGGCATCACTTGTACGACCATTATCGGCGGGTGCTGTCGGTGAATGAGTGGAAATATCATCCGGCCGATGTTAAGGGATTTGTACAGTTGGTGGAGCTTCTGTACGGCCCCTATCCGCTAACAGTAAGCCCACCGGTGCTGACTGATGACGCAGCGGCATACATTCTGTCGGTGGGCATTACGTTGGTGGAGTTTTTCGAGCCCACCTATCAGCTGATGGGATTGCGATTATTTTGCGTGTTGTTGGGACCAAGGCATCGACCCGTGATGCGCCGGACAAACGTTCACCGTGTGGTGTACAGCAATGCGAAGAAGCTGACCAACAAATGTGATCAGGAACTGTTTCTGGAAGCTCTGTGGAAATGCATTTATCTGTACGTGGAGTTGGAGGAAGTGGATAGGCAAGATTTTACACAG tgGAACACCGTCGATGACATTATGGACGTTTTATTAAATGGGCTCACGTTCCAAACGAAACTAAGCATGTCCAGCATCTATTTGCTGTACCTGCTGAAGCTGCTCGCTCTAGATCTGCCCAACTACATCATCGATGGGCTCGACGAGATACAATCGATCGACAGAAAGTGTCACCTGTACGAACCGGTTTGCGAGCAGCTCCGGCAGGACTGTCTAGGTGGATTCCACAACCGACGGTACTACCGCTGGCTGCATCAGATCGTTCAACTGCTACCACACGAAGCCGTTAAATGTCAGGGTACTTCGAGGGACAATGGTAGATATTGTCAT GGTGTGAATCTACTCTTCATACTAGTCACGTTCCCGGTGGAATCGGAAGCGCTACGACCAAGCCATTTAGGGATGCAGACGAGTCTGGTCGAGTTTATCAACGTGTTCAAGCAGTATGAGCAGCAACAAAGTTCTCTCGCAGCCAAAAGATCCAGCGCATCGAGTGACTTCGTGTACAACACCAAAGCGCTGGTGTCGGTTAGCAAAACGATGTTGGTTTTTCTCACCTCCCTTGCACCCCATTACTTTCCTGATCATCCTGCCATGGCAACGCTCGGAAAGAAGCTTGCGGACGATTATGCAGACTGTGATTCCATTATGTATAACTGTATGCAGAGTTTGATTGAAAAGTTGCGATAA
- the LOC126559185 gene encoding signal peptidase complex catalytic subunit SEC11A encodes MGMMDSLGLSGLAGGVQRMDKRQFLFQMLSFGMIVSSALMIWKGLMVVTGSESPIVVVLSGSMEPAFHRGDLLFLTNQDEPVRVGEIVVFKIEGRDIPIVHRVIKLHEKSNGTVKFLTKGDNNSVDDRGLYAPGQLWLTKKDIVGRARGFLPYVGMITIYMNEYPKLKYGILGLLALYVLVHRE; translated from the exons ATGGGCATGATGGATAGTTTGGGTTTGAGTGGGCTTGCTGGTGGTGTGCAGCGGATGGACAAGCGACAG TTCTTGTTCCAAATGCTCAGCTTCGGCATGATCGTTTCGTCGGCATTAATGATCTGGAAGGGGCTGATGGTAGTGACCGGGAGCGAGTCGCCGATTGTTGTCGTGCTGAGCGGTAGCATGGAACCGGCATTCCACCGTGGCGACCTGCTATTCCTAACAAATCAGGATGAACCGGTGCGCGTTGGCGAGATTGTGGTATTCAAGATCGAGGGCCGTGACATACCGATCGTTCATCGGGTGATTAAGCTGCATGAAAA GAGCAACGGCACGGTGAAATTCCTCACAAAGGGAGACAACAACTCCGTAGACGATCGGGGCTTGTACGCACCGGGACAGCTATGGCTCACGAAGAAAGACATCGTTGGAAGAGCAAGAGGCTTCCTGCCGTACGTGGGGATGATTACGATCTACATGAACGAGTATCCGAAGCTCAAATATGGTATTCTGGGACTGCTAGCGTTATATGTGCTTGTGCATAGAGAATAA